The following are encoded together in the Vigna unguiculata cultivar IT97K-499-35 chromosome 2, ASM411807v1, whole genome shotgun sequence genome:
- the LOC114172169 gene encoding putative disease resistance RPP13-like protein 1, giving the protein MGKLFSLKSLTSFFVGNERGFLLEELGGMRLKGDLEMKHLGRVSVKDAMEAKMSRKRLKELRLSWDRNEETKLGENVEKIVEVLQPDTQELVSLTVTAYPGGRFPRWVLSPFLKKLQIERCRELKGLDEAIQAMTGLQWLRLYNLPNLEYLPDFFDDLLYLRQLAIGFCCKLRSLPDSLLWNRLERLDIYACPALEKHLCRWPTRFSVSEIRVDGCLIKGKGDAYYF; this is encoded by the exons ATGGGGAAGTTGTTTTCCCTGAAGAGTTTAACTTCCTTCTTTGTTGGCAACGAAAGAGGGTTCCTTTTGGAAGAATTGGGAGGAATGAGGCTGAAAGGAGATCTTGAGATGAAGCATCTCGGAAGAGTGAGTGTAAAGGATGCGATGGAAGCGAAAATGTCAAGGAAGAGATTGAAGGAGTTGAGGTTGTCATGGGACAGAAATGAAGAGACGAAATTAGGAGAAAATGTTGAGAAGATTGTTGAAGTGCTTCAACCTGATACCCAAGAGCTTGTGAGTTTGACGGTAACAGCATACCCAGGTGGGCGTTTCCCGAGATGGGTGTTGAGTCCTTTTTTGAAGAAATTACAAATTGAAAGATGCAGAGAGCTGAAAGGTTTGGATGAGGCTATACAAGCCATGACCGGCCTGCAATGGTTGAGATTATATAATCTTCCAAATCTAGAATACTTGCCTGATTTCTTTGATGATCTTCTTTATCTTCGCCAATTAGCTATTGGCTTTTGTTGCAAGTTGAGGAGCCTTCCAGACAGCCTATTATGGAACAGATTGGAAAGATTGGATATTTACGCTTGCCCTGCCTTAGAGAAGCACTTGTGTCGTTGGCCAACAAGGTTCTCTGTTTCCGAAATTAGAGTGGATGGTTGTCTTATTAAG GGAAAAGGAGACgcttattatttttag
- the LOC114172009 gene encoding uncharacterized protein LOC114172009, giving the protein MGNCQAVDAAVLVIQHPCGKIERLYWPVTASEVMRTNPGHYVSLIIPLPVPPQDQNQDQKTVRFTRVKLLRPNETLNLGHAYRLITTQEVMKVLKAKKHAKTRKPQAETVEKAHTAQPEKQSSASEPHTGGDSTHQGTRAERQRPRVASANPAVVRSKSWRPSLQSISESAS; this is encoded by the exons ATGGGAAATTGCCAAGCTGTGGATGCTGCAGTGCTTGTGATCCAACACCCTTGTGGGAAGATAGAGAGGTTGTATTGGCCAGTCACTGCAAGTGAGGTTATGAGGACCAACCCTGGTCACTATGTCTCTTTGATAATACCATTGCCTGTGCCACCACAGGACCAGAATCAAGACCAGAAAACGGTGCGTTTCACCCGAGTTAAGCTCCTCCGGCCTAATGAAACTCTCAACCTCGGCCATGCCTACAGGCTCATCACCACtcaag AGGTTATGAAGGTTTTGAAAGCAAAGAAGCATGCAAAGACGAGGAAGCCACAGGCTGAGACAGTTGAGAAGGCACACACAGCACAACCGGAGAAGCAGAGTTCAGCCAGTGAGCCACACACAGGAGGGGATTCCACACACCAG GGAACGAGGGCAGAGAGACAAAGGCCAAGGGTGGCTTCAGCAAATCCTGCTGTAGTGAGGTCAAAATCCTGGCGCCCTTCATTGCAGAGTATTTCAGAATCAGCAAGTTGA